From Panthera tigris isolate Pti1 chromosome B4, P.tigris_Pti1_mat1.1, whole genome shotgun sequence:
cccatgggagaggggatgggaaaaaaaaaaaaaaaaaaaaaaaaaaagaggttagagtgggagggagctaaagcataagagactctgaaaaactgagaacaaactgagggttgatggggggtgggagggaggggagggtgggtgatgggtagtgaggagggcaccttttgggatgagcactgggtgttgtatggaaaccaatttgacaataaatttcatatattaaaaaaaaaaatagaagagagctTAAGATGGTTGGTACATCAAAGGCTTCTACTATTAGATTAGAACCTTAGATCATCCAGGATTTGatatagctgattttttttaaatacatgtataaacCTTAATACTGTctaataaaattcaatttttacaAAACTAGAAAGTCAGGCATTGCCATTTCCTGTTTCTGTAACTACAACTTAGTATTATGAAGATCAAAtctattttatagtatttttttttttttgccacaattCTCAGCGAAGTAAACCTCTAAATTTCAAAGTGTTGAATGTTGCTAGCGGAATTAATATTACCACTGAACTTCCAAGGATTACTGAAATATTTAATCGAAAAATTGTAAGTTGATCTTTCCCAATTTTAGTTTCATTCTGTGTTTTTAATAAGTAGAAAGTAGTAAGAGAGACAAAAAGGTAGAGGAGGGATTTGCACCACCACTAGATAGTATAGTTTCAGGAGCCACTGGGGTTTCTATTATGCTGAAAATGCATTTATGTTCCCTTTGGCTACTGTGGGAAAACAAAGTTTTGAAATGCCTAATATGTCTAGAAGATGCATATTtctactggggtggggggtgggggaaggttaCTTCTCCAGTACAACCAAATGCAgcatattttctcctcttctattGAAAGCATTTTTCTGTTTACAGTTGACATGATTGCTTTGTTTGAAAGTGACAAAAGATTACATAGATGACATTCAAGAaactattttttgaatgaatatgagtaaataaaagtgttttgtaATGTATCAAAAAGCCAAGCGCAAAGCCAGAATGCCTTGGGGTAAAACAAAGTATGATTGTGCCACAACGGTTAGAAAAtgtgcttcatctgtaaaagcagTATAATACAGCCACTAAATTCATGTAACAAACATGGCTAATTGTGAAAGTATTTTTATACGGTGAATTTgtaccttttctccttttgtttcttcGTGTCATTTTGGtatgaaaaaaagattatacCTAGTCATATATATTAATGGATTATCAGGCTGTATCACATCTGTCCAACTCACTGTTGGTCACATCTAGTGTATTGTGCAGCAAAAAACAGTGAGCCTCCCATTACAATGAATGGAAACAAAGGGCAAATGTTTTCTTGAAATATGTCACACTGACTGTTTTGTGGGGCATtccaaattttacataaattcatACAATAACATAGCGAAGTACTGACTTAAAATACATCATGAACCTAAACCTAATGAATAAAGAAGGgctaagttttttaaaagtccagTATTAACAATCCCTTAATTTTCTCTGGTCTCGGCATGTTGGTAATGCACGCTGGGAGAAAACCAAACAAGACTCCTGATATATCCATTTGGGTGGGTGCTACTTTCATCAGAGTGAACTGTGTAACTCAAAGGActtcattttaattcctttaaatcTGGAACTAAGCCCAAACAACTGTGAGAATTCTGGTTTCGGGACAGAATGTAAATGCCATAACTTTTAGAATATTAAGTAAGAATGCAACAAGAATCtacaggagggaggaagaagcatTGGACAAATTCGCTTACTTTTCATAGAAGAATCAGTTGGTACTTGTGTATGATTGACATACAGAGTTCAAGCAAATGACTCTTAGCCTCCTAACAGTCtccattaatctatttttattaagTAGGAGGAACTTTTTAGGCCACATCTTTCACACTGAGGAAAtacttatctgaaattcagtGATTCCATCAAGTTTACTTCCATTTcctactttcccctccctgtTGAATCCAGGCTGAGCTAAATTTGTTATACTTGTAAGAACATTTACCATAAGACTCTttttcataaaacttttaaagtctGTTCTTCCAACTCATGCTTAGGATGATACTCACCGATGTTAAGGATGGACACTTCTAATTGATGTGATgattattttgacttttctttttttggactTTAATGTATTTCTTGACTTTGTCAACACACAGTAGTTCCCCACCCCCTTATTCAGGTATCTGGGAGATACGTTCCCAGACGCCCCAGTGGATGCTGGAAACCAAAGATAATACCAAACCTTGTATATTCGGTTATTTTCCTGTACATACACATCTGTGATACAGTTCAATTTGTAAACTAGGCACGGTAAGagattaataacaataacaaagtcgaacaattattacaatattttttaaaaagttatgtgagggacgcctgggtggctcagtcggttaagtatccgacttcagcccaggtcatgatctcgcagtttgtgagttctagcctcacgtcgggctctgtgctgacagctcagagcctggagcctgcttcagattctgtgtctccctctctctctgcccctgccccactcacattctgtctctctctctctctcaaaaataaaaatacacattaaaaaatacttttaaaaaagcatgtgaATGTGGCctgtcaaaatatattttcctgtacTCTTTTTTTGTGATAATGTAAGATAAACTGCCTATATAATGAGATGAAGCAAGGTGAACGACACAGGCATTGGGATGTAGCGCTAGGCTACCACTGATCTGACATTGCGTCAGAATGAGGACCCTCTGCTTCCAGACCGTTTGACTGCAGAGAGCGAAGCCACAGGTAAGGGGGAACTACTGCAGTGAGTATTTGTCATTGCAATtgaaaaagttcaaaaaataagAATGGCACCTACTTTATGAGGTCCAATCTGAATGTATTTCAGccaatggaaacattttaatagAAGAATGAATTCAAGGAATCCTGGTGGAAATTCTGGGCACTTTATTTCAGTTAACTGATGCATTGTGGTAATAAGATGACACTGGGAAAACAAATGCAAGATTATGTCTTTgaaagggccgcctgggtggctcagtcggttaagcgtctgacttcagctcaggtcatgatctcatggttcgtgagttcaagacccacctCAGGCTTTGCGCcaacagctcggaacctggagcctgcttcagattctgtgtgtccctcattctctctgcccctccccctctcatgctctgtctctctctcaaaaataaataaacatttttaaaaaattttaaagaagattatgtcttggggcgcctgggtggctcagttggttaagcgtccgacttcggttccggtcacgatctcacagttcttgagttcaagccccacagttcttgagttcaagcctgcttcagattctgtgtctccctctctctctgcccctccctgctcactctctctctcaaaaatgtataaacttaaaaaaaattaaaaagaaaagattatgtCTTTGAAAAACTGGCTATAGAAGTTTGGTGAATAGCCAATTACATGCACTAGAGTTGAATGTTTGAACCTCAAAAGCTATTGGTGACTGCTTATTTTGTTGTAAAATCAATGATCTCAGTATCCTAGTCATACAGCTTTCACGGACTTTGTATTCGTCTGTCTTTTCACATCAGGCTGTCGCAGGAGCAGGGGCCCAGTGACCACCTGAGCGAATGGACTAGAGTGACTGGGATGTCTCCAAGTAGTGAAGACATGCAAAAAAGAGGAAACCACTGCTTCCCCGCAAGAAGAATAAGAAGACAGTAAGAAGATTGATCTTACCTTCCcttttcaggagaaagaaaaagtgggagATTCAGTTTTGAATATAATCAAATGGAACAGTGGTGAGATATTTTGACAACCTACTGAGTAGTTAAAAATGAGAGTGTGACTTCAGAAATGTTGTAAACTATTGCCTAGAACACCTGAATTAGTATAGAGCCTTTAGGACATCACACTCTGAATGCGGTTTTATttgatgaagaaacaaaagcGGTTCTCTATGTATCTTTcgggatttattttatttccaaagtagAGCATGAATCCTTCTCAATCTTAGAATTGAATGCTTAGAATTTAATATACCTAGTGGGATTCTccactttccagttttttttaaaaaacttctacTTTTGTTCATTCTTAAAGGGACTTTCAAAGTTGTCACGGTTATGCTCTGTTAATGTTGTTTTAAACATCTTTCAGAAATAATTGCTAATAAGACTTCTGTAGCCATGGCTAGTTCTGACGCGAAACCAAAATCAGTAAGTCGTGccaaaaaatggtcagaagagatagaaaatctgTACAGGTTTCAACAAGCAGGATATCGGGATGAAACTGAATATAAACAAGTGAAACAAGTTTCTATGGTAAGATTTCTAGCTAAACCTGAATTCTACATATTTAGTGAAAAGTattaaaatcaaacaaagaaCCAGAGAATAACTAAAAGGGAGGCCTACTCCAATtctctcattttactgatgaggagaTTGAGGCCCAGAGGAGGATTTTCAGTCAGACTGGAGGCAGAGGTGGTCCCTCAGCATGGGAACATTAAGAACTTTCTACCTCTTATTGAGCAACCATGCTCCGCTAAATGAATCATTTCTGTAATCCACAAAACTAGAGTCTTTTCCCCTTACTCAGGTAATTCTATTACCAGATATTCAGTTTGTTGtgtaattattatttgtttcagggtttttttgttttgttttgttttgttttgtttttaccacgAGTTATGAAGAGGCTAGATTCTGTTTATTATGGAGATTATAGGTGACAAAAAAACTATTTGACTCCTGACTTTGGTTGTGCATCACATTCCCACCTCAATAATGTTGTGATTGGGATAAAA
This genomic window contains:
- the MEIG1 gene encoding meiosis expressed gene 1 protein homolog; translation: MASSDAKPKSVSRAKKWSEEIENLYRFQQAGYRDETEYKQVKQVSMVDRWPETGYVKKLQRRDNTFYYYNKQRECDDKEVHKVKIYAY